The following DNA comes from Candidatus Parvarchaeota archaeon.
TGTGATATTGAAAAAAGGCGCAACAGAAAGCCAGATACAGGCAGTCAAGGACCTTGCGCGGGATTTGGGGCTGCACACAGAAAACCTGAGCCAGGGCGAGGACAGGATTGTGCTTGGAATTGTTGGCAACACGCTTTCAATAAACGAGAACACCTTCAGGACAATTGAAGTGGTTGAAAATGTCATGCGGGTAATGACCCCTTACAAGCTTGCCTCAAGGGAGATGAAAAAGGAAAACTCGGTTGTAAAAGTCGACGGGGTGAAATTTGGCACCGAAAACATCGTCCTGATTGCAGGACCCTGCTCGGTTGAGTCAAAGGAACAGATAATTGAAAGCGCGCATGCAATCAAGGAAAGCGGCGCGCAGGTGCTTCGCGGGTCGATATTCAAGCCCAGGACATCCCCCTACGAATTCCAGGGAATGGGCCTTGAGGGGTTGAGGCTTCTTGATGCCGCAAGGGAGCAGACCGGCCTTCCGATAGAAACTGAGGTCATGGACCCAAGGCAGGTAAGCCAGGTGGAAGAAAGTGTGGACATGCTTAGGGTGGGGGCTAGGAACATGCAAAACTACGACTTGCTTCGCCAGGTGGGGAAAAGCGAAAAGCCGGTAATTTTGAAAAGGGGGCTTTGCGCAACAGTCAAGGAGTTTTTGCTTGCCGCAGAATACATAATGCAGGAAGGAAACCAAAACGTCATCCTGTGCGAGAGGGGCATCAGGACTTTTTCAACTGACACGAGGTTCACATTGGACCTTAACGTTGTGCCGCTTCTAAAGGGCCTGACG
Coding sequences within:
- the aroF gene encoding 3-deoxy-7-phosphoheptulonate synthase encodes the protein MIVILKKGATESQIQAVKDLARDLGLHTENLSQGEDRIVLGIVGNTLSINENTFRTIEVVENVMRVMTPYKLASREMKKENSVVKVDGVKFGTENIVLIAGPCSVESKEQIIESAHAIKESGAQVLRGSIFKPRTSPYEFQGMGLEGLRLLDAAREQTGLPIETEVMDPRQVSQVEESVDMLRVGARNMQNYDLLRQVGKSEKPVILKRGLCATVKEFLLAAEYIMQEGNQNVILCERGIRTFSTDTRFTLDLNVVPLLKGLTHLPIIVDPSHGTGIRELITPMSRAAVACGADGLLIEVHPNPKAAKSDAQQQLTYDHFRQLVVDVEPIAGALGRSLGAKRQTHKSRQKH